A single genomic interval of Streptomyces sp. NBC_00663 harbors:
- a CDS encoding molybdopterin-dependent oxidoreductase translates to MRDDPRLPSTPGFWRSPLRGPWFTSVLGLVLLVGITVLFVTGLLSYAAYNPDLSPVNDKTPDKGLLGFYLFSWPTDPHWLYRLNQGVHVTLGVTLIPVLLAKLWSVVPRLFTLPPARSLAHAAERISLLLLVGGGLFEFVTGVLNVQLDYVFPGSFYPLHFYGAWVFFAAFVAHALLKLPTALRALRHLRTEPDSDLVSPRPAAPTVSRRGALWFVGGGSLLLLVTTVGQNLGGPLRRTALLAPHGRDPGSGPNGFQINKTAAYAGIDAAETSAQAWRLVVTGRTGTVRLSRADLLRLPLHSAALPIACVEGWSTSDQWWRGVRLRDLAALVGYDRDDPPDVFVESLQRHGAFRRAALRANQVADPRSLLALYVNGEELSPDHGHPARVIVPAAPGVLNTKWVARLTFGDL, encoded by the coding sequence ATGCGAGACGATCCGCGGCTTCCGTCCACCCCTGGTTTCTGGCGCAGCCCCCTGCGCGGCCCCTGGTTCACCTCGGTGCTGGGCCTCGTCCTGCTCGTCGGCATCACCGTGCTGTTCGTGACGGGACTGCTCTCGTACGCCGCCTACAACCCGGACCTGTCCCCGGTGAACGACAAGACCCCGGACAAGGGCCTCCTCGGTTTCTATCTCTTCTCCTGGCCGACCGACCCGCACTGGCTGTACCGGCTGAACCAGGGCGTGCATGTGACACTCGGCGTCACACTCATCCCTGTGCTGCTGGCCAAGCTGTGGTCGGTCGTGCCCCGGCTGTTCACCCTGCCGCCGGCCCGCTCCCTCGCCCACGCGGCCGAGCGGATCTCGCTGCTGCTCCTGGTCGGGGGCGGGCTCTTCGAGTTCGTGACCGGCGTCCTCAACGTCCAGCTCGACTACGTCTTCCCCGGTTCCTTCTACCCCCTGCACTTCTACGGCGCGTGGGTCTTCTTCGCCGCCTTCGTCGCGCACGCCCTGCTCAAACTCCCCACGGCGCTACGGGCCTTGCGGCACCTGAGGACGGAACCGGACAGCGACCTCGTCAGCCCGCGTCCCGCCGCGCCGACCGTCTCCCGGCGGGGTGCGCTGTGGTTCGTCGGGGGCGGCTCGCTGCTGCTCCTCGTCACGACCGTCGGGCAGAACCTCGGCGGCCCGCTGCGGCGTACCGCCCTCCTGGCCCCGCACGGCCGTGACCCCGGCAGCGGACCGAACGGCTTCCAGATCAACAAGACGGCCGCGTACGCCGGGATCGACGCGGCCGAGACCAGTGCGCAGGCGTGGCGCCTCGTCGTGACGGGACGTACGGGAACGGTTCGGCTGAGCCGCGCCGACCTTCTCCGACTCCCGCTGCACAGCGCCGCGTTGCCCATCGCCTGCGTGGAGGGCTGGTCGACCTCGGACCAGTGGTGGCGGGGGGTGCGGCTGCGCGACCTGGCGGCTTTGGTGGGCTACGACCGCGATGATCCGCCGGACGTGTTCGTGGAGTCGCTTCAGCGCCACGGCGCCTTCCGTCGCGCGGCCCTGCGCGCCAACCAGGTCGCCGACCCGCGCTCCCTCCTCGCTCTCTACGTCAACGGCGAGGAACTGTCCCCCGACCACGGCCACCCGGCCCGTGTCATCGTGCCCGCGGCACCGGGTGTGCTGAACACCAAGTGGGTGGCCCGGCTGACCTTCGGAGACCTGTGA
- a CDS encoding response regulator transcription factor: MQQPNVDGGPSRILVVDDDPTVAEVVAGYLDRAGYVVDRADDGPTALTRAAAHWPDLVVLDLMLPGMDGLEVCRRMRGHGPVPVIMLTARGDEDDRILGLEVGADDYVTKPFSPRELVLRVESVLRRSRPAGGGQRLGAAGLNLDPEARRAVKDGTELALTLREFDLLSYFLRHPGRAFSREDLMREVWGWDFGDLSTVTVHVRRLRGKVEDDPARPRLIQTVWGVGYRFEPGGE; the protein is encoded by the coding sequence ATGCAGCAGCCGAATGTGGACGGTGGCCCCTCCCGGATCCTCGTCGTCGACGACGATCCGACCGTCGCCGAAGTCGTCGCCGGGTATCTGGACCGCGCGGGATATGTGGTCGACCGGGCCGACGACGGGCCCACGGCCCTGACCCGTGCCGCCGCCCACTGGCCCGACCTGGTCGTCCTGGACCTGATGCTGCCCGGCATGGACGGCCTGGAGGTGTGCCGCCGGATGCGCGGCCACGGGCCGGTGCCGGTCATCATGCTCACCGCCCGGGGTGACGAGGACGATCGCATCCTGGGCCTGGAGGTCGGCGCCGACGACTACGTCACCAAGCCCTTCAGCCCCCGCGAGCTGGTCCTGCGGGTGGAGTCGGTACTGCGCCGCAGCAGACCGGCCGGCGGCGGACAGCGGCTGGGCGCGGCCGGTCTGAACCTGGACCCGGAGGCCCGCCGGGCGGTCAAGGACGGCACCGAACTGGCCCTCACGCTCCGCGAGTTCGACCTGCTCTCCTACTTCCTCCGGCATCCGGGGCGGGCGTTCAGCCGGGAGGACCTGATGCGTGAGGTGTGGGGCTGGGACTTCGGCGACCTGTCGACCGTCACCGTCCATGTCCGCCGGCTGCGCGGCAAGGTCGAGGACGATCCGGCCCGGCCCCGTCTCATCCAGACGGTGTGGGGCGTGGGCTACCGCTTCGAACCAGGGGGTGAGTGA
- a CDS encoding DUF397 domain-containing protein, whose product MGTNQDLTGAPWRKSSYSGTSGECLEVAPLTTHIAIRDSKDPARGHLRVTPATFTAFVDSLR is encoded by the coding sequence ATGGGCACCAACCAGGACCTGACCGGAGCACCGTGGCGTAAGTCGTCGTACAGCGGCACCAGCGGTGAGTGTCTGGAAGTGGCCCCCCTGACCACCCACATCGCCATCCGCGACTCCAAGGACCCGGCCCGAGGCCATCTCCGCGTCACCCCCGCCACCTTCACCGCGTTCGTGGACTCGCTGAGGTAA
- a CDS encoding glycosyltransferase family 2 protein produces the protein MTTTPSDVDVVLPCLNEAEALPWVLGRIPAGWRALVVDNGSTDGSADLARRLGATVVREPRRGFGAACHAGLTAATAEVVCFCDCDASLDPGLLIPFVREVLDGEADLVLGRRRPQARGAWPPHARAGNLALARMLRRRTGLRLHDLGPLRAARREPLLALGLSDRRSGYPLQMVVRAADAGWRITEHDVPYLPRTGASKVTGTWRGTWQAVRDMSRVLAEPPTVGRAVR, from the coding sequence GTGACGACGACACCTTCCGACGTCGACGTGGTGCTCCCCTGCCTGAACGAGGCCGAGGCCCTGCCCTGGGTGCTGGGCCGGATTCCGGCGGGCTGGCGCGCCCTCGTCGTCGACAACGGTTCCACCGACGGCTCCGCCGACCTCGCCCGCAGACTCGGCGCGACCGTCGTGCGGGAACCGCGCCGCGGCTTCGGCGCCGCCTGCCACGCCGGGCTGACCGCCGCCACCGCCGAGGTGGTCTGCTTCTGCGACTGCGACGCCTCCCTCGACCCCGGGCTCCTGATCCCCTTCGTCCGCGAAGTCCTGGACGGCGAGGCCGACTTGGTGCTCGGCCGGCGCCGCCCGCAGGCCCGGGGCGCCTGGCCCCCGCACGCCCGCGCCGGCAACCTCGCCCTCGCCCGCATGCTGCGCCGCCGCACCGGACTGCGCCTGCACGACCTGGGCCCGCTCCGCGCCGCCCGCCGCGAGCCCCTGCTCGCCCTCGGCCTCAGCGACCGGCGCAGCGGCTACCCCCTCCAGATGGTGGTCCGCGCGGCCGACGCCGGCTGGCGGATCACCGAGCACGACGTCCCCTACCTGCCCCGCACCGGCGCCTCGAAGGTGACCGGCACCTGGCGCGGAACCTGGCAGGCGGTACGGGACATGAGCCGCGTCCTGGCCGAACCGCCGACCGTAGGGAGGGCCGTACGGTGA
- a CDS encoding sensor histidine kinase, with the protein MRDTLLIAVYAFVGAAATGLAGAAVLRVVRRRSLTASMAVVAAVGVVAMLAGTLAVAWAMFLSPHDLTVVTTVVAMAAVVSLATALLLGRWVVARSRELTVAARSFGDGGNFAAPAVPATAELESLSRELAATSAKLAESRERERALETSRRELVAWISHDLRTPLAGLRAMSEALEDGVAADPARYLRQIRTEVERLNDMVGDLFELSRIHAGTLPLSYTRISLYDLVGDALAGADPLARELGVRLVGGRVEPVPVEVDGKEMSRVLGNLLVNAIRRTPADGTVAVAAERGAGGAVVLSVTDGCGGIPEEDLPRVFDTGWRGSHARTPPAGAGLGLAIVRGIVEAHQGRASVHNIPGGCRFEVVLPAAAS; encoded by the coding sequence ATGCGTGACACCCTCCTCATCGCCGTGTACGCCTTCGTCGGCGCCGCCGCCACGGGCCTCGCCGGAGCGGCCGTGCTCCGTGTCGTCCGGCGCCGCTCGCTGACCGCGTCCATGGCGGTCGTCGCCGCCGTCGGCGTGGTCGCCATGCTGGCCGGCACCCTCGCCGTCGCCTGGGCGATGTTCCTGTCCCCGCACGATCTCACCGTCGTCACCACGGTCGTGGCGATGGCGGCCGTGGTGTCGCTGGCCACGGCGCTGCTGCTGGGCCGCTGGGTCGTCGCGCGCAGTCGCGAACTCACCGTGGCCGCGCGCTCGTTCGGAGACGGCGGCAATTTCGCCGCCCCCGCGGTCCCCGCCACCGCCGAACTCGAGTCGCTGAGCCGTGAGTTGGCGGCCACCAGCGCCAAGCTCGCCGAATCCAGGGAGCGGGAGCGAGCGTTGGAGACCTCTCGGCGTGAACTGGTCGCCTGGATCTCGCACGACCTGCGCACCCCGCTGGCCGGACTGCGCGCCATGTCGGAGGCGCTGGAGGACGGCGTCGCCGCCGACCCCGCCCGCTACCTCCGCCAGATCCGCACCGAGGTCGAACGCCTCAACGACATGGTCGGCGACCTCTTCGAGCTCTCCCGCATCCACGCGGGCACACTCCCGCTGTCGTACACCCGTATCTCCCTCTACGACCTGGTCGGCGACGCGCTCGCGGGCGCCGATCCGCTCGCCCGGGAGCTGGGCGTACGACTGGTGGGCGGCCGGGTCGAGCCGGTGCCGGTGGAGGTGGACGGCAAGGAGATGAGCCGGGTCCTCGGCAATCTGCTGGTCAACGCCATCCGCCGGACCCCGGCCGACGGAACGGTGGCGGTGGCCGCCGAGCGCGGCGCCGGCGGGGCGGTCGTGCTGTCCGTCACGGACGGCTGCGGGGGCATCCCCGAGGAGGACCTGCCCCGCGTCTTCGACACCGGCTGGCGCGGCAGCCACGCCCGTACCCCTCCGGCGGGCGCGGGCCTGGGCCTCGCCATCGTCCGGGGGATCGTGGAAGCCCACCAGGGGCGGGCGAGCGTACACAACATCCCGGGTGGCTGCCGCTTCGAGGTGGTGCTGCCCGCTGCCGCTTCCTGA
- a CDS encoding class I SAM-dependent methyltransferase, translating to MTSPPTAPAWATADPYTTALRTGRGPLFLRRTDGWLLPLEVERWCARADAVDRVVLDHCEGTVLDVGCGPGRLVAELATRALPSLGIDVSEAAVAHTIRLGGQALRRSVFEPLPGEGRWGTVLLMDGNVGIGGDPHALLDRTAQLLRPGGLLIAETAPVDIDERVHVHLTDARTTTGAPFPWARLGTPALLRYARGWLREDQWSADGRTFVALRTRRASSSAEPPNSTAVISSQRPRKPSGDSPVADR from the coding sequence ATGACCAGCCCACCCACCGCCCCTGCCTGGGCCACCGCCGACCCCTACACCACAGCCCTCCGCACCGGCCGCGGCCCGCTCTTCCTCCGCCGCACCGACGGCTGGCTCCTCCCCCTGGAAGTGGAACGCTGGTGCGCCCGGGCCGACGCGGTCGACCGCGTCGTCCTGGACCACTGCGAGGGCACTGTCCTGGACGTCGGCTGCGGCCCGGGACGGCTGGTGGCCGAACTGGCCACCCGAGCCCTCCCCTCCCTGGGGATCGACGTCAGCGAGGCCGCCGTGGCCCACACCATCCGCCTCGGCGGCCAGGCCCTGCGCCGCTCGGTCTTCGAGCCGCTGCCCGGCGAGGGCCGCTGGGGCACCGTCCTGCTGATGGACGGCAACGTCGGCATCGGCGGCGATCCGCACGCCCTCCTCGACCGGACAGCCCAACTCCTCCGCCCCGGCGGTCTGTTGATCGCCGAGACGGCACCCGTGGACATCGACGAACGCGTCCATGTCCACCTCACCGACGCCCGCACCACCACCGGCGCCCCCTTCCCCTGGGCGCGCCTCGGCACCCCGGCGCTGCTGCGGTACGCACGCGGCTGGCTGAGGGAAGATCAGTGGTCGGCCGACGGGCGCACCTTCGTCGCCCTGCGGACCCGCAGGGCCAGCAGCAGCGCCGAGCCGCCGAACAGCACGGCCGTGATCAGCAGCCAGCGCCCCAGGAAGCCGTCCGGCGACAGTCCGGTGGCGGACCGGTAG
- a CDS encoding inositol monophosphatase family protein, which produces MAVATELAAWAAELIRRPRPDAVREKEGPADIVTDTDEAVETHLREALTAAFPDHGIVGEEYGVTEGAPDAPHWVIDPVDGTTNYAHGLGWCSLSLGLAAPDGTPLLGVVADPWRHETFTAIRGRGARLNGTPVQAASHTTLTGHVFLTEWAAHAHWPGMDPLLADLADRHCTVRVMGSTALSLAQVAAGRATAAGIGSFHHVDGLPALLIAREAGAIALPELPSYGEPLLLAAPGAAKEATEVWHKHVSPLP; this is translated from the coding sequence ATGGCCGTGGCGACGGAACTGGCGGCCTGGGCGGCCGAGTTGATCCGCCGCCCCCGTCCCGACGCCGTACGGGAGAAGGAGGGCCCCGCCGACATCGTCACCGACACCGACGAAGCGGTGGAGACCCACCTGCGCGAGGCGCTCACCGCGGCCTTCCCGGACCACGGGATCGTGGGCGAGGAGTACGGCGTCACCGAGGGCGCCCCCGACGCCCCGCACTGGGTGATCGACCCGGTCGACGGCACCACCAACTACGCCCACGGTCTCGGCTGGTGCTCCCTCTCCCTGGGCCTCGCCGCCCCCGACGGCACCCCGCTGCTGGGGGTGGTCGCGGACCCGTGGCGGCACGAGACGTTCACCGCGATCAGGGGGCGGGGCGCCCGCCTCAACGGGACCCCGGTCCAGGCCGCCTCCCACACCACCCTCACCGGCCATGTCTTCCTCACCGAGTGGGCGGCCCACGCCCACTGGCCCGGCATGGACCCCCTCCTCGCCGACCTGGCCGACCGCCACTGCACGGTCCGCGTGATGGGCTCCACGGCCCTCTCCCTGGCGCAGGTGGCGGCGGGCAGGGCAACGGCGGCCGGGATCGGCTCCTTCCACCACGTGGACGGACTCCCGGCCCTCCTGATCGCACGGGAGGCGGGCGCGATCGCCCTCCCCGAACTCCCGTCCTACGGCGAGCCGTTGCTGCTGGCGGCACCGGGAGCGGCGAAGGAGGCGACGGAGGTGTGGCACAAACACGTGAGCCCGCTCCCGTAG
- a CDS encoding helix-turn-helix domain-containing protein, translating into MAHVRRDLDPCASPLDYYGYELRRRREGAGLTLSELGSIIFCTGSLVGQIECAQKVPTREFSERVDAALGTEGFFSGLVGLVLQSQLPSWFQPFAGMEAKAAYISTFQCQVVYGLLQTEEYARALLSVGHPDEVDEQVAARLERQRILSREAPPPLWVVLSEAVLHQQVGGPAVMRGQLEYLVGFAKNPWVQIQVLPSSIGQHPGLMGSFTLLRFDRDPDLCYADGYDQGHMTANPQVIRERSVGYARLQACALSPEDSAELIGRVMEDRYGHQPGPDRSTVA; encoded by the coding sequence GTGGCGCACGTCCGCCGAGACCTTGATCCCTGCGCCTCCCCGCTGGACTACTACGGCTACGAGTTGCGCCGCCGACGCGAGGGCGCGGGGCTGACCTTGAGCGAGCTGGGGTCGATCATCTTCTGCACCGGGTCGCTGGTCGGCCAGATCGAGTGCGCGCAGAAGGTGCCGACGCGGGAGTTCAGTGAGCGGGTGGATGCGGCGCTGGGGACGGAGGGGTTCTTCTCGGGGCTGGTGGGGTTGGTGTTGCAGAGCCAACTGCCGAGCTGGTTCCAGCCGTTCGCAGGGATGGAGGCGAAGGCGGCGTACATTTCCACGTTCCAGTGCCAGGTGGTCTACGGGCTGTTGCAAACAGAGGAATATGCGAGGGCGCTGTTGAGCGTGGGCCACCCTGACGAGGTGGACGAGCAGGTGGCTGCCCGACTTGAGCGGCAGCGCATTCTGAGCCGGGAAGCGCCGCCCCCGCTGTGGGTGGTGCTCTCGGAGGCGGTGCTGCACCAGCAGGTCGGTGGTCCAGCCGTCATGCGAGGGCAACTGGAGTACCTGGTGGGCTTCGCGAAGAACCCCTGGGTGCAGATTCAGGTGCTTCCGTCCTCGATCGGGCAACACCCGGGGCTGATGGGCTCATTCACTTTGCTGCGCTTCGATCGCGACCCGGACCTCTGCTACGCCGACGGCTACGACCAAGGCCATATGACGGCCAATCCGCAAGTGATCAGGGAGCGTTCGGTCGGTTACGCTCGCTTGCAAGCCTGCGCCCTCTCCCCGGAGGACTCGGCGGAACTGATCGGGCGCGTCATGGAGGATCGCTATGGGCACCAACCAGGACCTGACCGGAGCACCGTGGCGTAA
- a CDS encoding TIGR04282 family arsenosugar biosynthesis glycosyltransferase — translation MTTLLVIAKEPVPGRVKTRLTPPFTPEEAAALAEASLTDTLRTVASTPATRRLLVLAGEPGPWLPPGFDVARQCAGGLDERLADAFAHCTGPALLIGMDTPQVTPELLTVDFADCDAYFGPAEDGGFWALGLADPDPGLLRGVPMSTPVTGAVQRERLVAAGLRVRDLPRLRDVDTAADAEAVARLAPDGRFAARLARYAAPTPGSSSTDAHRNPLRGAGNRATSPHRPAANR, via the coding sequence GTGACCACGCTCCTCGTCATCGCCAAGGAACCGGTGCCGGGCCGGGTGAAGACCCGGCTCACCCCGCCCTTCACGCCCGAGGAGGCGGCGGCCCTGGCGGAGGCGTCCCTCACGGACACCCTGCGCACGGTCGCGTCGACCCCGGCCACCCGCAGGCTGCTGGTCCTCGCCGGGGAGCCCGGCCCCTGGCTGCCGCCCGGCTTCGACGTCGCACGACAGTGCGCGGGCGGCCTCGACGAACGGCTCGCCGACGCCTTCGCCCACTGCACCGGCCCGGCGCTGCTGATCGGCATGGACACTCCGCAGGTGACGCCGGAGCTGCTGACCGTGGACTTCGCGGACTGCGACGCGTACTTCGGCCCGGCCGAGGACGGGGGGTTCTGGGCACTGGGGCTCGCCGACCCCGATCCGGGACTGCTGCGGGGGGTGCCCATGTCGACGCCGGTGACGGGGGCGGTGCAGCGGGAGCGGCTGGTGGCGGCGGGGCTCCGGGTACGGGACCTGCCGCGGCTGCGGGACGTGGACACGGCGGCTGATGCGGAGGCGGTGGCGCGACTGGCGCCCGACGGCAGGTTCGCGGCGCGGCTGGCCCGGTATGCGGCACCGACACCGGGGAGCTCGTCGACGGACGCCCACCGCAACCCGCTCAGGGGCGCGGGGAACCGCGCGACCAGCCCCCACCGACCCGCGGCCAACCGATGA
- a CDS encoding glycoside hydrolase family 97 protein yields the protein MRAASGTGSPSRRGVLKGAALTAGAAMAGRGGPAHAAGPRACSTTVRMGGNALTLSVVDGALRWSATRDGRAVVDTSALGLALADGTVLGSDVILLDEGRGSVVHRTWSPVYGRNATVTDHYQERRWHLRDAATGIRFGVQFRAYRSGVALRYVLFGTGTAVIADELTTFTFPEGTTVHSARDEDAYVPVAPGAIPVTGTATTDNGPLTDLPLTATLSEGLIACVCESARLNYPRLMLSSASDHPNALSAFLMEHTARGTGEVETTSTVTAPFATPWRAVVIGSTHAELVDNADLVLNLAPPNVLPDTSWIKPGKVFRCELTTAAGLAGVDFAVARGIDYIEYDAGWYGPEFTTVDATTPIAAIDMPSVLSYATSQGIGVFLYVNRLALTDADALFSLYKGWGVTGIKLGFINDGTQSMTDRITAWARTAAEHELLIDMHDDVRPSGLERTYPNYLSLEGVRGNEQFPTATHNVTLPFARNIGGPLDYTICYGQSRNKTTNAHQMAMAAVYYQPLNFLFWYDKPSKYATPANWPGLPWFNAIPTTWDESRALAGSIGEYVAVARRNGSTWYLGAMTNETARTLSLPLTFLAADTTYTATIYADGTAGTSPFRTPVVVSTLPSVTSATTLEVTMTEAGGQAVILTPN from the coding sequence ATGAGAGCTGCAAGCGGTACGGGGTCACCGTCCCGGCGGGGAGTACTGAAAGGCGCGGCGCTCACGGCCGGGGCTGCGATGGCGGGGCGGGGCGGCCCCGCACACGCCGCGGGCCCCCGCGCCTGCTCCACCACGGTCCGCATGGGCGGCAACGCCCTCACCCTGTCGGTGGTGGACGGGGCGCTGCGCTGGTCCGCGACGCGTGACGGCAGGGCGGTCGTGGACACCTCCGCGCTGGGCCTGGCCCTGGCCGACGGCACGGTGCTCGGCAGCGATGTCATCCTGCTCGACGAAGGCCGCGGCTCGGTCGTGCACCGCACCTGGTCCCCCGTGTACGGCCGCAACGCCACCGTCACCGACCACTACCAGGAACGCCGCTGGCATCTGCGGGACGCGGCGACGGGCATCCGCTTCGGCGTCCAGTTCCGCGCGTACAGGTCGGGGGTGGCCCTGCGGTACGTGCTGTTCGGCACCGGAACGGCCGTCATCGCGGATGAGTTGACCACCTTCACCTTCCCCGAGGGCACCACGGTCCACAGCGCCCGCGACGAGGACGCGTACGTCCCCGTGGCCCCCGGCGCGATCCCGGTCACCGGCACCGCGACCACCGACAACGGCCCCCTCACCGACCTCCCGCTGACGGCGACGCTCTCCGAGGGCCTCATCGCGTGCGTGTGCGAGTCGGCCCGCCTCAACTACCCGCGTCTGATGCTCAGTTCGGCCTCCGACCACCCCAACGCCCTCTCCGCCTTCCTCATGGAGCACACGGCCCGTGGCACCGGCGAGGTCGAGACGACCTCCACCGTCACCGCTCCCTTCGCCACGCCCTGGCGCGCGGTCGTGATCGGCTCCACCCACGCCGAACTCGTCGACAACGCCGACCTGGTCCTCAACCTGGCCCCGCCGAACGTCCTCCCCGACACGTCCTGGATCAAGCCGGGCAAGGTCTTCCGCTGCGAACTCACCACCGCCGCCGGTCTCGCGGGCGTCGACTTCGCGGTGGCCCGGGGCATCGATTACATCGAGTACGACGCGGGCTGGTACGGCCCCGAGTTCACCACGGTCGACGCGACGACCCCGATCGCCGCGATAGACATGCCCTCGGTCCTCTCGTACGCCACGAGCCAGGGCATCGGCGTGTTCCTCTACGTCAACCGCCTGGCCCTGACCGACGCGGACGCGCTCTTCTCCCTCTACAAGGGCTGGGGCGTCACGGGCATCAAGCTCGGCTTCATCAACGACGGCACCCAGTCGATGACCGACCGGATCACCGCGTGGGCCCGCACGGCCGCCGAGCACGAGCTGCTGATCGACATGCACGACGACGTACGCCCGTCCGGCCTTGAGCGGACGTACCCCAACTACCTGAGCCTGGAAGGCGTGCGCGGCAACGAGCAGTTCCCGACCGCCACGCACAACGTGACCCTGCCCTTCGCCCGCAACATCGGCGGCCCGCTCGACTACACCATCTGCTACGGCCAGTCCCGCAACAAGACGACCAACGCCCACCAGATGGCGATGGCGGCGGTGTACTACCAGCCCCTCAACTTCCTCTTCTGGTACGACAAGCCGTCGAAGTACGCGACCCCCGCGAACTGGCCGGGGCTGCCGTGGTTCAACGCGATTCCGACCACGTGGGACGAGAGCAGGGCGCTGGCCGGCTCGATCGGCGAGTACGTGGCGGTGGCCCGCCGCAACGGCTCCACCTGGTACCTGGGCGCGATGACCAACGAGACGGCGAGGACGCTTTCGCTGCCGCTGACGTTCCTGGCCGCCGACACGACGTACACGGCGACGATCTACGCGGACGGGACGGCCGGCACGAGTCCCTTCCGGACGCCGGTGGTGGTGAGCACGCTGCCGTCCGTCACGTCGGCGACCACACTGGAGGTGACCATGACCGAGGCGGGCGGCCAGGCCGTCATCCTCACGCCCAACTGA
- a CDS encoding DUF3500 domain-containing protein: MANSSHGHKPRTPAQHRSRRWFMNKALLAGGVSAVAVMGGYAATQAGAETTDATAADATASATPSGPPAGGGGFGQTIAYDDFVGVTTDGTVVDDLYAIHRTGVSTTPVVRAGAAFVNSLTDDQKSATLFDIDADQWLDWTNVDSNDRDGLALRDMTDKQYKLAIKLLKAALSARGLENATQIRKLNHYLGEAGGDTTKALNFDAYWFTIMGTPSATAPWGFQFEGHHIVVNYFVLGDQVVATPTFRGSEPTKITYDGVDYHLFREETAAGLKLLRALDDTQLATAAPGTETKTGTNLTAGAGNDNAVMAYKGLQGSALNRKQQKLLLDLVEVYTGTIDEGHSRVWLRDIEKHLDDTYFYWIGESEDDSAFYYRVHSPVVLIEYDAESPLAYHEDGDTSSGGPNGTPTQQHIHTIIRTPNGNDYGVDLLKLHLETDH; encoded by the coding sequence ATGGCCAACTCATCGCACGGACACAAGCCCCGCACCCCCGCCCAGCACCGCTCGCGCCGCTGGTTCATGAACAAGGCCCTCCTCGCCGGCGGTGTCTCCGCCGTCGCCGTCATGGGCGGTTACGCCGCCACCCAGGCCGGTGCCGAGACGACGGATGCCACCGCGGCCGACGCCACGGCGAGTGCCACCCCGTCCGGCCCGCCGGCAGGCGGGGGCGGTTTCGGGCAGACCATCGCCTACGACGACTTCGTCGGCGTCACCACGGACGGCACGGTCGTCGACGACCTGTACGCGATCCACCGCACCGGTGTTTCCACCACCCCGGTCGTCCGGGCGGGCGCGGCCTTCGTCAACTCCCTCACCGACGACCAGAAGTCGGCCACGCTCTTCGACATCGACGCCGACCAGTGGCTCGACTGGACGAACGTCGACTCCAACGACCGTGACGGTCTCGCCCTGCGCGATATGACGGACAAGCAGTACAAGCTGGCGATCAAGCTGCTGAAGGCGGCGCTGTCCGCACGCGGACTGGAGAACGCCACCCAGATCCGCAAGCTCAACCACTACCTCGGCGAGGCCGGCGGCGACACCACCAAGGCGCTCAACTTCGACGCCTACTGGTTCACGATCATGGGCACCCCGTCGGCGACCGCCCCCTGGGGCTTCCAGTTCGAGGGCCATCACATCGTCGTCAACTACTTCGTCCTCGGCGACCAGGTCGTCGCCACCCCGACCTTCCGCGGCTCCGAGCCCACGAAGATCACGTACGACGGTGTCGACTACCACCTGTTCCGGGAGGAGACCGCCGCCGGACTCAAGCTGCTGCGGGCCCTGGACGACACCCAGCTCGCCACCGCCGCCCCCGGCACCGAGACGAAGACCGGCACCAACCTCACCGCCGGCGCGGGCAACGACAACGCGGTCATGGCGTACAAGGGCCTCCAGGGCTCAGCCCTGAACCGCAAGCAGCAGAAGCTGCTCCTGGACCTCGTCGAGGTCTACACCGGCACCATCGACGAGGGGCACTCCCGGGTCTGGCTGCGGGACATCGAGAAGCACCTCGACGACACGTACTTCTACTGGATCGGCGAGTCCGAGGACGACTCCGCGTTCTACTACCGCGTGCACTCCCCGGTCGTCCTGATCGAGTACGACGCCGAGTCCCCGCTCGCCTACCACGAGGACGGCGACACCAGCTCGGGCGGCCCCAACGGCACCCCCACCCAGCAGCACATCCACACCATCATCCGCACCCCCAACGGCAACGACTACGGCGTGGACCTCCTCAAGCTCCACCTGGAGACCGACCACTGA